From Podospora bellae-mahoneyi strain CBS 112042 chromosome 3, whole genome shotgun sequence, the proteins below share one genomic window:
- the cta3 gene encoding potassium/sodium eff (COG:P; EggNog:ENOG503NU1M), with protein sequence MAGEFPKHPFLLTPEETAQALGTDIDKGLTSAQVKELQSKYPTNELDVGGSIAWYTIFIRQLANAMILVLFFAMALSFGVGDYIEGGVLAAVIVLNVSIGFYQEYGAEKKMDALRALSSPSANVLRDGKMQVIPNAEVVPGDIIALKMGDTVPADMRMFEAMNLQCDESSLTGEAMPIEKITTTEIYVEGGEKLAQDEGEVGIGDRINIAYATTVVQKGRGRGIVICTGMQTEVGKIAASTSKKRRKPGRSMNWKKYGKAAPVKGAFRRTYDFLGKFLGLTEGTPLQIKLAKLAYLLFFCAIVLAMIVFSVNKWPNPLPSELVIYAISTGIAIIPESLVAVLTISMVVATTVMRKANVVVRDLSALEALGGVTNICSDKTGTLTQGAMIAKKVWTPASNSIYTVRDSKSPADPTQGRVTVSSADVPVQEEEEKRDYDEERTTAAIKFDGVPDEKLNPKPQSSPEAEAELTPDLRMFLLSAALCNLATVRFDDKEEKWKTTGEPTEIALQVFAHRFDLGKKNVEATGWKQTAEFPFDSSIKRMSVIYDAPENNESGLSTENSHVFTKGAVERIIDLCSHVGTTDVPMTEEYKEKILKQMTDFASQGQRVLAIAYRAWNGRYVAGKNDGVDPSLPKNDEAQRSAVEKDLILLGLAGIYDPPRRETTPAIFDCAQAGIKVHMLTGDHPETARAIAREVGIIPRDLSVLPAGVAQSAVMKATDFDKLTDEEIDALPELPLVIARCAPETKSRMVEALRRRDAFMAMTGDGVNDAPSLSRADVGIAMGSGSDVAKSASKIVLTDDKFNSIVAAIREGRRMFANIQKFVLHLLSSNVGEVILLICGLAFFDESGISVFPIAPLEILWINMVTSSFPAFGLGREAASAEVMRKPPHDKRRGVFTNQIIVDMIVYGILMGATTLSTFIIVVFGKYDGQLGRDCNKHYSEGCIPVFRARAAVFAELTWMILLTAWEIKDLRRSMFRLNPDSESKFPFFKDVYNNKFLFWAVVIGAVSVFPTVYIPGLNRNVFKHTDISWEWGVVFGMTIFYVFGIEVWKWVKRTLNILDDHKVRQGKWSQGEEGQKMRFAKSMSFSSLKSWASRSKAQSNGGLTPSTTQPRSTSQAPQNRVPQTSPV encoded by the exons ATGGCCGGCGAATTCCCCAAACACCCGTTCCTCCTTACCCCGGAGGAGACGGCGCAGGCTCTGGGGACCGATATCGACAAGGGCCTCACCTCGGCCCAGGTCAAAGAACTCCAATCCAAGTATCCTACCAATGAACTCGATGTAGGCGGCAGTATCGCCTGGTACACCATCTTTATCCGCCAGCTTGCCAATGCCATGATTCTG GTCCTCTTCTTTGCCATGGCCCTGAGTTTTGGCGTAGGAGATTATATCGAAGGCGGTGTCCTTGCTGCCGTCATTGTGTTGAATGTGTCCATTGGTTTTTATCAAGAATATGGcgccgagaagaagatggatgCGCTCCGTGCgctttcttccccctctgCCAATGTGCTCCGCGACGGTAAGATGCAGGTCATACCAAA TGCCGAGGTCGTTCCTGGTGACATCATTGCCCTCAAGATGGGCGATACCGTTCCAGCCGACATGCGGATGTTCGAAGCCATGAACCTCCAGTGCGATGAATCATCCTTGACAGGTGAGGCCATGCCCATCGAaaagatcaccaccaccgagatctatgtcgagggcggcgagaAGCTGGCACAGGACGAAGGTGAAGTCGGTATCGGTGACCGCATCAACATTGCCTATGCTACCACTGTTGTCCAGAAGGGCCGTGGCCGTGGTATCGTCATTTGCACTGGCATGCAGACCGAAGTTGGAAAGATTGCCGCCTCGACCAGCAAGAAGAGACGCAAGCCCGGCAGGTCCATGAACTGGAAAAAGTACGGAAAGGCTGCCCCGGTCAAGGGTGCCTTCAGACGCACCTATGACTTCCTCGGCAAGTTCCTCGGCTTGACCGAGGGTACTCCTCTCCAGATCAAGCTGGCGAAGCTGGCGTACCTGTTGTTCTTCTGTGCCATCGTCCTGGCCATGATCGTCTTCAGTGTCAACAAGTGGCCCAACCCGCTTCCCAGCGAGCTCGTCATTTATGCCATTTCCACCGGCATCGCCATCATTCCCGAGTCTCTCGTCGCGGTCTTGACTATTTCCATGGTTGTGGCCACCACTGTCATGAGAAAGGCCAACGTCGTTGTGCGTGACTTGTCGGCTCTTGAAGCCCTCGGAGGTGTGACCAACATTTGCTCCGACAAGACGGGCACTCTTACCCAAGGCGCCATGATCGCGAAGAAGGTGTGGACACCTGCCTCCAACAGCATCTACACTGTCAGAGACTCGAAGAGTCCCGCCGACCCCACTCAGGGACGCGTCACAGTCTCCAGCGCCGACGTTCCCGtccaagaggaagaggagaagcgcGATTATGACGAAGAGAGAACGACCGCAGCCATCAAGTTTGATGGTGTCCCCGACGAGAAGCTCAACCCCAAGCCACAATCATCccccgaggccgaggctgAACTCACCCCCGACCTCCGCATGTTCCTCCTCTCGGCAGCGCTTTGCAACCTTGCCACAGTGCGGTTCGACGACAAGGAGGAAAAATGGAAGACGACCGGCGAGCCCACCGAAATTGCCCTGCAGGTCTTCGCTCACCGGTTCGACCTCGGCAAGAAGAACGTGGAGGCGACCGGATGGAAGCAGACGGCCGAGTTTCCCTTTGACAGCTCCATCAAGCGCATGTCCGTCATTTACGATGCGCCCGAGAACAACGAAAGCGGATTGAGCACCGAAAACAGCCATGTCTTCACCAAGGGCGCCGTCGAGCGTATCATCGACCTGTGCTCCCACGTCGGGACGACCGATGTACCCATGACCGAAGAGTACAAGGAAAAGATCCTCAAGCAGATGACCGACTTTGCGTCCCAGGGCCAGCGCGTTCTCGCCATTGCCTATCGTGCCTGGAATGGCCGCTACGTCGCTGGCAAGAACGACGGCGTTgacccctctctccccaagAACGATGAAGCCCAACGGTCCGCGGTGGAAAAGGACCTCATTCTCCTCGGCTTGGCTGGTATCTACGaccctccccgccgcgaGACCACTCCCGCCATCTTCGACTGTGCCCAGGCCGGCATCAAGGTGCACATGTTGACTGGCGATCACCCCGAAACGGCCAGGGCTATTGCTAGGGAAGTCGGTATCATCCCCCGCGACCTCAGTGTCCTCCCCGCCGGTGTTGCCCAGTCCGCTGTGATGAAGGCTACCGACTTTGACAAGCTCACCGACGAGGAGATCGACGCCTTGCCAGAACTTCCTCTTGTTATTGCTCGTTGTGCGCCCGAGACCAAATCTCGCATGGTGGAGGCCCTTCGCCGCCGTGATGCCTTCATGGCCATGACTGGTGACGGTGTCAATGATGCCCCATCCTTGAGCCGCGCTGATGTCGGTATCGCCATGGGATCCGGTTCCGACGTGGCCAAGTCTGCCTCCAAGATTGTCTTGACGGATGATAAGTTCAACTCGATCGTTGCCGCCATCCGCGAAGGTCGCCGCATGTTTGCCAACATTCAGAAGTTcgtcctccatcttctcagCAGCAACGTTGGTGAAGTCATTCTCCTGATTTGCGGTCTCGCCTTCTTTGACGAGTCCGGCATTTCCGTCTTCCCCATCGCTCCCCTCGAAATTCTCTGGATCAACATGGTCACTTCGTCCTTCCCCGCTTTCGGTCTCGGTCGTGAGGCTGCCAGTGCCGAAGTCATGCGCAAGCCCCCTCACGACAAGAGGCGCGGTGTGTTCACCAACCAGATTATTGTTGACATGATCGTCTACGGTATTCTTATGGGCGCCACCACACTCTCGACCTTCATCATTGTCGTGTTTGGAAAGTACGATGGCCAGCTGGGAAGGGACTGCAACAAGCACTACTCGGAGGGGTGCATTCCCGTGTTCCGCGCCCGCGCTGCTGTTTTCGCCGAGCTGACCTGGATGATTCTCCTCACCGCCTGGGAGATCAAGGACCTTCGCCGGTCCATGTTCCGGCTGAACCCCGATTCCGAGTCCAagttccccttcttcaaggACGTGTACAACAACAAGTTCCTCTTCTGGGCCGTCGTCATTGGCGCTGTCTCTGTGTTCCCCACGGTGTACATCCCCGGCCTCAACAGGAACGTCTTCAAGCACACCGATATCAGCTGGGAGTGGGGTGTCGTTTTCGGCATGACCATCTTCTATGTCTTTGGTATCGAGGTCTGGAAGTGGGTCAAGCGGACGCTTAACATTCTGGATGACCACAAGGTCAGACAGGGCAAGTGGTCgcagggcgaggagggtcaGAAGATGCGGTTCGCAAAGTCGAtgtccttctccagcttgaaGAGTTGGGCCTCCAGATCCAAGGCTCAGTCCAACGGCGGCTTGACTCCAAGCACCACGCAGCCGCGGTCGACTTCACAGGCACCCCAGAACCGGGTGCCACAGACTTCGCCGGTTTGA
- the DPM1 gene encoding dolichol-P-mannose synthesis (COG:M; EggNog:ENOG503NUQC; BUSCO:EOG09264272; CAZy:GT2_Glycos_transf) yields the protein MAPAKSSTGGKDMYSVILPTFNERQNLPIITWLLNRTFTEQNLDWELVIVDDGSPDGTQEVAAQLIKAYSPHIQLRPRTGKLGLGTAYVHGLKYAKGNYIVIMDADFSHHPKFIPQMIEKMKQGDYDIVTGTRYAGDGGVYGWDLKRKLTSKGANIFADTVLRPGVSDLTGSFRLYKRAVLEKLFESTDARGFTMQMALAVTAKAKGYSIGEVPISFVDRVYGDSKLGGEEIVEYAKGVLQLWWSI from the exons ATGGCGCCTGCGAAATCATCTACCGGCGGCAAGGACATGTACTCGGTCATCCTGCCTACCTTTAACGAGCGCCAGAActtgcccatcatcacctggCTCCTGAACCGCACATTTACCGAACA GAACCTCGACTGGGAACTTGTCATTGTGGACGACGGCTCCCCAGACGGAACCCAAGAGGTCGCCgcccagctcatcaaggcCTACTCCCCTCACATCCAGCTTCGCCCTCGCACCGGcaagctcggcctcggcacCGCCTACGTCCATGGCCTCAAGTACGCCAAGGGCAACTACATCGTCATCATGGACGCCGACTTTAGCCACCACCCCAAGTTCATTCCCCAGATGATTGAAAAGATGAAGCAGGGCGACTACGACATCGTGACGGGCACTCGCTATGCCGGTGACGGCGGTGTGTACGGCTGGGACTTGAAGAGGAAGCTGACGAGCAAGGGCGCCAACATCTTTGCGGATACCGTTCTTCGGCCTGGAGTGAGCGACTTGACGGGCAGCTTCAGGCTGTACAAGCGGGCCGTGCTGGAGAAGCTGTTTGAGAGCACGGATGCGAGAGGGTTCACGATGCAGATGGCGCTTGCTGTGACGGCCAAGGCGAAGGGGTATTCTATCGGAGAGGTCCCGATTTCTTTTGTGGACAGAGTGTACGGTGACAGCAAgctgggcggcgaggagattgtggagTATGCCAAGGGGGTGTTGCAGCTTTGGTGGTCCATCTAA
- a CDS encoding hypothetical protein (EggNog:ENOG503NXNF; COG:Q) codes for MTSVIKMRMAERAAQLSRQLNYPKGLLHNQVAIITGSGQGIGAECARLFSNEGAKVVVSDIDGAKAEEVASKIRSGGGQAIAVAGDLLKDEYIKQLVAKAAEFGGGKIHIIVNNAGFTWDAVLHKMTDKQWDTIVALHGTVPFKIIREAAPYFRVKDGEPRNIINISSTSGVHGNAGQINYALAKAGVIGMTKTIAKEWGPAFGVRANTIAFGHIETRLTANKEAGAFVEVDGQKVALGIPEKQKQAPPGIVPYQDIPLRRPGTATEAASAVLAIASPLSSYISGQTISVTGGRNM; via the exons ATGACCTCCGTGATCAAGATGCGCATGGCTGAGCGCGCCGCCCAGCTCTCCCGCCAGCTCAACTACCCCAAAGgtctcctccacaaccaagtggccatcatcaccggtTCAGGGCAGGGTATCGGGGCCGAGTGTGCACGTCTCTTCTCCAACGAGGGCGCCAAAGTCGTCGTCTCTGACATTGACGGCGCCAAAGCCGAAGAGGTAGCCTCCAAGATCCGGTCCGGTGGCGGCCAGGCCATCGCTGTGGCAGGAGACCTGCTCAAGGACGAGTACATCAAACAATTGGTGGCCAAAGCAGCCGAgtttggaggtggaaagATCCACATCATTGTGAATAATGCTGGTTTTACCTGGGATGCGGTTCTTCACAAG ATGACCGACAAACAATGGGACACCATCGTCGCCCTACACGGCACCGTCCCCTTCAAAATCATCCGCGAGGCAGCCCCTTACTTCCGTGTGAAGGACGGCGAGCCAagaaacatcatcaacatcagtTCCACCTCTGGTGTCCACGGGAACGCCGGTCAGATCAACTATGCGCTCGCCAAGGCAGGTGTCATCGGCATGACCAAGACTATCGCAAAGGAATGGGGCCCTGCGTTCGGCGTGAGGGCGAACACGATTGCCTTTGGGCATATCGAGACGAGACTGACGGCCAATAAGGAGGCCGGTGCGtttgttgaggttgatgggcaGAAGGTTGCCTTGGGTATCCcggagaagcagaagcaagCTCCTCCAGGCATCGTTCCATACCAGGACATCCCACTCAGGAGACCCGGCACTGCGACCGAGGCTGCGAGTGCTGTGTTGGCCATCGCTTCCCCCCTGAGCTCGTATATTTCCGGTCAAACAATCAGCGTAACGGGTGGTAGGAACATGTAG
- a CDS encoding hypothetical protein (EggNog:ENOG503NUZR), with protein sequence MQRKGVRAFSGHSYGHTGHHHGGGGNHYSRLKPVELDPLSEYGLPSKGEKRLLSPKVQESYYSKIAERYLAFCTEAGDKDNLQKQFARLAVADTTPSSSASSPVISVPPSPLTSAPSTALPLPTPTSLPTGSFPDITFIATDNSKEQDQSGSLPSILSALRKLREALVATQRRDPFTIQVYLFAIRLGILAKSFESYYPALLYLLRSVHPFSNLTSVELAECVSYLVLDTACRRQDLAGAFKLREEYKLKDKKVDAVLKALVGDNYVLWRRVKRGVDGYRVKLMEFADGDVKRRTLMAMGRAYLSLPREFLEGQMEESWEGLRSKYGVGWELGGEKGEKVVIRKVGRG encoded by the coding sequence ATGCAGAGAAAAGGTGTCAGAGCCTTCTCGGGCCACAGCTACGGCCACACAGGTCACCAtcatggcggcggcggcaaccaCTACTCCCGTCTCAAACCAGTCGAGCTCGACCCCCTCTCAGAATACGGCCTCCCCTCTAAAGGCGAAAAGAGACTACTCTCTCCCAAAGTCCAAGAGTCCTACTACTCTAAAATAGCAGAACGCTACCTCGCCTTCTGCACCGAAGCCGGCGACAAAGAcaacctccaaaaacaaTTCGCCCGCCTCGCCGTCGCggacaccaccccctcttcctccgccagctcccCAGTCATCTCCgttcccccatcccccttaACCTCCGCCCCTTCCACCGCATTACcgctcccaacccccacctccctgcCCACCGGCAGCTTCCCCGACATCACCTTCATCGCCACCGATAACAGCAAAGAACAAGACCAATCCggctccctcccctccatcctctccgccctccgcAAGCTCCGCGAGGCCCTCGTCGCCACCCAGCGCCGAGACCCCTTCACAATCCAAGTCTACCTCTTCGCCATCCGCCTCGGCATCCTCGCCAAGTCCTTCGAGTCGTACTACCCGGCTCTGCTCTACCTCCTCCGCTCTGtccaccccttctccaacctcacctctgTCGAGCTGGCCGAGTGCGTGTCCTATCTCGTTCTCGACACCGCCTGCAGAAGGCAAGACCTCGCCGGGGCGTTTAAGCTGCGGGAGGAGTACAAGTTGAAGGACAAAAAGGTGGACGCGGTGCTCAAGGCGCTGGTGGGGGACAACTATGTGCTTTGGAGGAGGGTcaagaggggggtggatgggtaCCGGGTGAAGCTGATGGAGTTTGCCGACGGGGATGTCAAGAGGCGGACGTTGATGGCAATGGGGAGGGCGTATTTGAGCTTGCCGAGGGAGTTTTTGGAGGGCCAGATGGAGGAGAGCTGGGAGGGGCTGAGGAGTAAgtatggggttgggtgggagctcggcggggagaagggggagaaggtggttaTACGgaaggttgggaggggatga
- a CDS encoding hypothetical protein (EggNog:ENOG503P774; COG:S), translating to MKYSAALVSLALATSVAAQGLADLPECARDCATQYLRGGIGNCGSDPECICKNSTFLDSIACCLVDVCNEADQKTAVSVAATLCKAFGVNDLPTAVTCATASPSATTPVRTSTRATTAANTDTAVTTPAGTATTEATEAPSTTETDAPEESSATETETDADAQDASSTSTSTSTNFGPRPTVAAGLGAIGGLAAAFALL from the exons ATGAAGTACTCTGCTGCTCTGGTCTCCCTGGCTCTCGCCACCAGCGTCGCCGCCCAGGGCTTGGCTGATCTTCCCGAATGCGCT CGTGATTGTGCCACCCAGTACCTCCGTGGTGGGATTGGCAACTGTGGTAGCGACCCCGAGTGCATCTGCAAGAACAGCACCTTCCTCGACAGCATCGCCTGCTGCCTCGTCGACGTCTGCAATGAGGCGGACCAGAAGACCGCTGTTTCCGTTGCTGCGACG CTCTGCAAGGCCTTCGGCGTCAATGATCTCCCCACCGCTGTCACCTGCGCTACTGCCAGCCCCTCGGCCACCACTCCCGTTAGGACCTCGACTCGTGCCACTACAGCTGCCAACACTGACACCGCCGTGACCACCCCCGCCGGTACCGCTACCACCGAGGCCACCGAggcccccagcaccaccgagACTGATGCCCCTGAGGAGTCGTCCGCCACcgagaccgagaccgacGCTGATGCTCAGGATGCCTctagcaccagcaccagcaccagcaccaactTCGGCCCCCGTCccaccgtcgccgccggcTTGGGTGCCATTGGtggtcttgctgctgcctttGCTCTCCTCTAA
- a CDS encoding hypothetical protein (EggNog:ENOG503NTX3; COG:S), with product MGLGVLEDRVMEHVPGTTRYFDDPERPQFSSEGVEGLKCDTSGPMPIILVPQPSDDPNDPLNWPLWKRDLITFILSVTAIFATCLGPILAANTLTLTEDFSVKFAKVAELTGWYLFGVGIAAFFFVPSGRLWGKRHLFVGGTILLIITSAWGGASRHNYASMAAARVFQGVATAPFESLVNVAVGDLYCVHQRGIRMAFTNLAVFGGAFFTPILVGKITHEIGWQWTFYFVAIFCGLCLPAVYFFCPETAYRRDQSLNTDMLSSDGPGAQQLFANTLNAPEEPEKTTKRDAPSTPDTLVGDDANQTQVGLSEIPISSAPAAPATSSTAAPVPRARASVVPPPKATFKDSLAMFNGRKADENFVKLMLRPIVLFFHPAFFWACLIQGLMIGWTVFIGVILAQFFIGPPLWWGEVETGYAYTAAFVGAIVGFLIAGLLSDWSARLMTKWNKGIYEPEFRLFLIIPMMIFGCIGLYGWGPTADDLLWDIPPAIPLMFFGFQVAGMVIGAVASSLYIVDAYRDLAIEGFTIMIVFKNLLSFGLTLKAFQWLVLNQTKATPLFNIIGSVQLVVCLSSIPLYVFGKRMRSFYHRHDWLAFCKVR from the exons ATGGGGCTGGGAGTGCTGGAAGATCGGGTCATGGAACATGTGCCTG GCACAACCAGATACTTTGACGACCCGGAACGACCGCAATTCTCTAGCGAGGGAGTCGAGGGCCTCAAGTGCGATACCAGCGGACCGATGCCCATCATTCTCGTCCCTCAGCCATCAGATGACCCTAACGACCCCTTGAACTGGCCGTTATGGAAGCGCGATCTCATCACCTTTATTCTCTCCGTGACGGCCATCTTTGCGACGTGTCTTGGTCCAATTCTTGCCGCCAACACGCTGACCCTGACCGAAGATTTCTCGGTCAAATTCGCTAAGGTCGCCGAACTTACAGGATGGTATCTCTTCGGAGTCGGAATtgccgccttctttttcgtcCCCTCGGGTCGTCTGTGGGGAAAGCGTCATTTGTTTGTGGGCGGAACCATCCTGCTGATCATCACCTCGGCTTGGGGAGGCGCATCGCGACACAACTATGCGAGCATGGCTGCTGCGAGAGTGTTTCAGGGTGTGGCCACAGCGCCGTTCGAGTCGCTTGTCAATGTTGCGGTGGGAGATCTGTACTGTGTGCATCAACGCGGCATTCGTATGGCCTTCACCAATCTGGCCGTCTTTGGTGGTGCCTTTTTCACCCCCATCCTGGTGGGCAAGATCACCCATGAAATTGGATGGCAGTGGACCTTTTACTTTGTCGCCATATTCTGCGGCTTGTGCTTGCCGGCCGTATACTTCTTTTGCCCCGAAACCGCCTATCGGCGAGACCAGTCTCTCAACACTGACATGCTGTCGTCCGATGGCCCAGGCGCCCAACAGTTGTTCGCGAACACTTTGAACGCCCCTGAGGAGCCTGAGAAAACGACGAAGAGAGACGCTCCGTCCACTCCTGATAcattggttggtgatgacgcCAACCAGACTCAGGTAGGACTTAGCGAGATCCCCATCTCTTCGGCACCTGCAGCTCCAGCCACTTCATCGACAGCCGCACCCGTCCCAAGAGCTCGGGCGTCAGTGGTCCCTCCGCCCAAGGCGACATTCAAAGACTCTCTTGCCATGTTCAACGGCCGCAAAGCCGACGAGAATTTCGTGAAGCTGATGTTGCGGCCAATCGTTCTGTTTTTCCATCCGGCCTTTTTCTGGGCATGCTTGATTCAGGGATTGATGATTGGCTGGACAGTCTTCATTGGTGTCATTCTTGCTCAGTTCTTCATCGGCCCTCCTCTCTGGTggggcgaggttgagacGGGATATGCATACACAGCGGCGTTTGTTGGCGCTATTGTCGGCTTCCTCATCGCTGGTCTCTTGTCCGACTGGAGCGCCCGTTTGATGACTAAGTGGAACAAGGGCATCTATGAGCCAGAATTCCGTCTGTTTCTCATCATTCCCATGATGATTTTTGGGTGCATTGGTCTGTACGGCTGGGGGCCTACCGCGGATGATCTTCTCTGGGACATTCCCCCTGCCATTCCGCTCATGTTCTTCGGTTTCCAGGTTGCTGGTATGGTTATTGGCGCAGTGGCCAGCTCGCTTTACATTGTAGATGCTTATC GCGACCTGGCTATCGAAGGCTTCACCATCATGATCGTCTTCAAGAACTTGCTCAGTTTTGGCCTCACCCTCAAGGCCTTCCAGTGGCTTGTCCTCAATCAGACCAAGGCTACTCCGTTGTTCAACATTATTGGTTCTGTGCAACTGGTTGTCTGCCTGTCCAGCATTCCGTTGT ACGTATTTGGTAAGCGCATGCGCAGCTTTTACCATCGCCACGACTGGTTGGCTTTCTGCAAGGTCAGGTAA
- the SPS19 gene encoding peroxisomal 2 4-dienoyl-CoA reductase sps19 (EggNog:ENOG503NVVN; COG:Q), translating into MSVPRSEYLSTVWKDGIFANRVLFITGGAGSIGSAQTRAMVHLGADACIIGRSVEKTENAAKEIAKVRNGARVIGIGNVDVRSYDSLKAAADRCVKELGSIDYVVAGAAGNFIAPIAGLSPNAFKAVIDIDTIGTFNTIKATMPYLVESAARNPNPNDAGTTGGRFVSTSATFHYTGMPLQSHVSAAKAAIDALMGSVALEYGPFGVTANSIAPGAIEGTEGMERLASSKLDPKTRTKGVPIGRWGSVRDIADATVYVFSDAGNYINGTTLVVDGAGWRRQGAAAVGVDDDMQYPDFLLAGTISKHLKSGRKEKAKI; encoded by the exons ATGTCTGTCCCCCGATCAGAGTACCTGAGCACTGTCTGGAAGGATGGCATCTTTG CCAACCGCGTACTATTCATCACGGGCGGTGCAGGCTCCATCGGCAGCGCGCAGACCCGCGCCATGGTTCATCTCGGAGCCGACGCCTGCATCATCGGCCGCAGCGTTGAGAAGACAGAAAACGCCGCCAAGGAGATTGCCAAAGTCCGGAACGGCGCCCGAGTCATCGGGATCGGCAACGTTGATGTCCGGAGT TACGACTCCCTcaaagccgccgccgaccGCTGCGTAAAGGAGCTCGGCAGCATCGACTATGTCGTCGCCGGCGCGGCAGGCAACTTCATCGCCCCCATCGCCGGGCTCTCCCCCAACGCCTTCAAAGCCGTCATCGACATCGACACGATTGGCACCTTTAACACCATCAAGGCCACGATGCCCTACCTCGTAGAGTCTGCCGCTCGCAATCCCAATCCGAATGAtgccggcaccaccggcggCCGCTTCGTATCTACTTCCGCCACGTTCCACTACACCGGAATGCCCCTCCAATCCCACGTCTCTGCCGCCAAGGCCGCCATCGACGCCCTCATGGGCTCGGTAGCGCTCGAGTACGGCCCGTTTGGCGTGACTGCCAACAGCATCGCCCCCGGTGCGATTGAGGGAACAGAAGGGATGGAAAGGCTGGCCTCTTCCAAGCTGGACccgaagacgaggacgaagGGCGTGCCGATTGGTAGATGGGGGTCGGTGAGAGACATTGCCGATGCGACTGTGTATGTCTTTAGCGATGCGGGCAACTATATCAACGGGACAACCCTCGTGGTGGACGGCgcggggtggaggaggcaaGGAGCCGCGGCGGTGGGCGTGGACGACGACATGCAGTACCCTGACTTTTTGCTCGCTGGTACGATTAGCAAGCATCTGAAGAgcgggaggaaggagaaggccaagatctAG
- a CDS encoding hypothetical protein (EggNog:ENOG503P5Z8; COG:S), producing the protein MARLPFERRESQPKPVLPIASGSEDDDDDDALSLFRHSKQVFPKVIREAEEESRDRSNERKRKSSLSEEEGNERVRRRRTSSPGLSSSPPKQMAGLADSDDDDDDLIMDVKGKGKEVVRPTKIVTPVKPRHAAVSATPVVMIDDSDSDDALDKKPVKADLDSDDDSDIQEFSPFEKQESPDSHDDELQEMIRKQREKLGRVKEDLVVHIYVDSPIPNMKPILVRRKAKQDMAPIIPTWIAKQREIGLDISSEELNLFVTWKNNKIYTPNSVASLNLDIDEDGNIVLGDGEGYRMLRQGPALHMQVWDEDNYKDFQQWKDKERSVRYGLVDLTEADDAEPVPEEPKKKGIKVVLKAKDLEPLKLSVQEDTTVGTMIEAFRQKRAVGDAWQVSIWLEGDELEEDALVKDTDIDPDEPNQFEVHMKK; encoded by the exons ATGGCGCGTCTGCCTTTCGAGCGCAGGGAATCGCAACCAAAACCTGTGTTGCCTATTGCCTCCGGGtccgaggacgacgacgatgacgacgctCTCTCTCTATTCCGACACTCGAAGCAGGTTTTCCCCAAAGTTATTCgcgaagcagaagaagaaagccgCGATAGAAGCAACGAAAGGAAGCGCAAAAGCTCGCTGTCGGAAGAAGAGGGTAATGAAAGAGTTCGGAGGAG GAGAACCTCTTCCCCGGGGCTGTCCTCAAGTCCGCCCAAGCAAATGGCAGGCCTGGCTGATtcggatgacgatgacgacgacctcaTCATGGACGTTAAAGGCAAAGGGAAAGAAGTTGTGAGGCCGACCAAGATAGTCACTCCCGTCAAGCCGCGCCACGCAGCGGTGTCAGCAACTCCTGTTGTAATGATTGACGACAGCGATAGTGATGACGCCCTGGACAAGAAGCCGGTCAAAGCTGACCTGGATAGCGACGATGATTCCGATATCCAGGAATTCAGTCCCTTCGAGAAACAAGAGTCGCCCGATAGccacgacgacgagctgCAAGAAATGATACGCAAGCAGCGAGAGAAGCTCGGAAGGGTCAAGGAAGATCTTGTGGTGCATATCTATGTCGATTCTCCCATTCCGAACATGAAGCCGATTCTAGTCCGGCGAAAGGCAAAGCAAGACATGGCACCCATCATACCCACCTGGATCGCAAAACAACGGGAAATAGGCCTGGACATTTCCAGCGAAGAACTCAACCTTTTTGTGACCTGGAAGAACAACAAGATATACACTCCGAACAGCGTTGCTTCGCTCAATCTCGACATAGATGAGGATGGCAATATCGTCTTAGGTGACGGGGAGGGCTACCGTATGTTGAGACAGGGTCCAGCGCTCCATATGCAAGTTTGGGATGAGGATAATTACAAGGACTTCCAGCAGTGGAAGGACAAAGAAAGATCAGTCAGATACGGTCTCGTTGATTTGACCGAGGCAGATGATGCGGAGCCTGTTCCCGAGgagccaaagaagaaggggatcAAAGTGGtcctcaaggccaaggatcTCGAACCGCTCAAACTGTCCGTGCAAGAGGATACCACGGTGGGGACCATGATTGAGGCGTTCCGTCAGAAACGAGCAGTTGGTGACGCGTGGCAGGTTTCGATATGgcttgagggagatgagctggaggaggatgcttTAGTGAAGGATACTGACATTGATCCCGATGAGCCGAACCAGTTTGAGGTTCATATGAAGAAGTAG